The proteins below are encoded in one region of Thermodesulfobacteriota bacterium:
- a CDS encoding beta-ketoacyl synthase N-terminal-like domain-containing protein, giving the protein MKISIKGMGVLGGFGCGIGDLNQALTTGKSTPTPMVIKTTGGDIQVPAFLANTNRLNSYVNKRELRRIDHYIRMALLGCFLALEDADMLHANREKMGIIIATGYGSTCNTFDLQHSVITEAAPFCSPIQFSNSVHNAAATYISILLKEMGPNLSVSHYDMSIVSAFLSACQWLKEKRVDSVLIGSVDEYSKILGYFWHSLYNTGNGEADFTGQMNKEHAIIGEGANFFVLANEHETASSYGYIEDVHMGDFRCKEIDLPENDAFFLGADGYSGYDDQYAKHIPEKALVASYSHLYGGLPVSTGFDIAIAALSNKSATLFKSGDIPLYHSGRWNVIRHKEDLGSRRICCLKLGAGGSYGWVSLNH; this is encoded by the coding sequence TTGAAAATTTCAATCAAAGGCATGGGTGTGTTGGGGGGATTCGGTTGCGGCATCGGTGATCTTAATCAGGCGCTGACTACGGGAAAAAGTACCCCAACCCCCATGGTCATTAAAACCACGGGTGGTGATATTCAAGTCCCTGCTTTTCTTGCCAACACAAACAGACTGAATTCTTATGTTAATAAAAGAGAGCTGCGTCGGATCGATCATTACATCCGCATGGCGCTGTTGGGATGTTTTCTGGCCCTTGAAGATGCCGATATGCTGCATGCCAATCGGGAAAAAATGGGAATTATCATTGCGACAGGTTACGGTTCGACCTGCAACACGTTTGATCTGCAGCATTCTGTTATAACCGAAGCAGCCCCCTTTTGCTCTCCAATTCAGTTTTCAAACTCGGTGCATAATGCCGCCGCCACCTACATTTCGATTTTGCTCAAGGAAATGGGGCCCAATTTATCCGTCAGCCATTATGATATGTCCATTGTATCCGCCTTTTTGAGCGCCTGCCAGTGGCTTAAAGAGAAGCGAGTGGATTCGGTTCTGATTGGCAGCGTGGACGAATACAGTAAAATACTGGGTTACTTCTGGCATAGCCTTTATAATACCGGCAATGGTGAGGCAGATTTTACCGGCCAAATGAACAAGGAACATGCAATTATTGGTGAGGGAGCAAATTTCTTTGTTTTAGCCAATGAACATGAAACAGCATCGTCTTACGGCTATATTGAAGATGTCCACATGGGAGATTTTCGCTGCAAAGAGATAGACTTGCCTGAAAACGACGCCTTCTTTTTAGGTGCGGACGGGTACAGCGGATACGATGATCAGTATGCCAAACATATTCCTGAAAAGGCTTTGGTGGCCTCCTATTCCCACCTGTATGGAGGTCTCCCGGTAAGTACCGGTTTCGATATCGCCATTGCAGCCTTAAGCAACAAATCCGCCACGCTTTTTAAATCCGGAGATATCCCCCTTTATCATTCGGGTCGGTGGAACGTCATCCGACACAAAGAAGATCTTGGCTCAAGAC
- a CDS encoding phosphopantetheine-binding protein, translating into MTIKEKLKKLIVETLNIEDVRPEEIEDNEPLFGEKLGLDSIDAVEIVFQVEHHFGVGIKNMKEGRPALQSINTLAAFIEARL; encoded by the coding sequence ATGACCATTAAAGAAAAACTAAAAAAATTAATTGTTGAAACATTGAACATAGAAGACGTTAGACCGGAAGAAATCGAGGACAATGAACCGCTGTTCGGCGAAAAACTCGGCCTCGATTCTATTGATGCCGTCGAAATCGTATTTCAGGTCGAGCACCATTTTGGCGTGGGAATTAAGAATATGAAGGAAGGGCGTCCCGCTCTTCAGTCCATTAACACCCTGGCTGCGTTTATTGAGGCCCGCCTTTAG
- a CDS encoding beta-ketoacyl-[acyl-carrier-protein] synthase family protein: MIPVTPVAIAGIGCICSAGLELKECMDYLYRGKRNPAPPVNFPTTISLPVFEVLQDFFPSHLFKEKNILRTCKLALTATLEAINDAGFDSQTLQTKRVGACIGTNVGSSMYDETFSNNSKKKKSSSVITPVTRFLMSNPTSTIASEFGLTGPLQTVVNACSAGSDALGLAASWIRSGICDMVIAGGTDEMYQITYTGFKSLLINDDSPCKPFDINRKGLNLGEGAAIFILVSEDILEELKKDPRGHILGYGSATDAFHHTKTRPDGKGLKLAIKEALETSGTTASDIAFINAHGTGTLDNDLVESHVFYEMFPKVPFFSTKGYTGHALGAAGAIEAAFTIACLENGRVPASVGFATPDPEMPPAYPVQQNLSISGNRALSETLAFGGINSVLILSAGERQP, encoded by the coding sequence ATGATACCTGTCACACCCGTTGCCATCGCCGGAATCGGTTGTATCTGCTCTGCAGGACTGGAGCTAAAGGAATGCATGGACTATTTGTATAGGGGAAAGCGCAATCCTGCCCCTCCGGTCAATTTCCCTACCACCATTTCTCTCCCGGTCTTTGAAGTTCTACAAGATTTTTTCCCTTCCCACTTATTTAAAGAAAAAAATATTCTTCGCACCTGCAAGCTGGCATTAACGGCAACGCTTGAAGCCATCAATGATGCCGGATTCGATAGCCAAACACTACAAACGAAGCGGGTGGGTGCCTGTATCGGCACAAACGTCGGCAGCTCCATGTACGACGAGACCTTCTCCAACAATAGCAAAAAGAAAAAGAGTTCATCGGTTATTACTCCTGTAACCCGGTTTTTGATGAGCAATCCGACCAGTACCATTGCTTCTGAATTCGGTTTAACCGGCCCTTTGCAAACCGTGGTCAATGCCTGTTCGGCCGGAAGTGATGCCCTGGGACTGGCTGCTTCATGGATCCGGTCGGGAATATGTGATATGGTCATTGCCGGTGGAACCGACGAAATGTACCAGATCACCTATACCGGTTTTAAGTCACTGCTGATCAATGACGATTCTCCGTGCAAACCCTTTGACATCAATCGAAAAGGTCTGAACCTGGGGGAAGGTGCCGCCATTTTTATCCTGGTATCGGAAGATATACTAGAAGAATTAAAAAAAGATCCAAGGGGTCATATTCTGGGTTACGGATCAGCCACGGATGCGTTTCACCATACCAAAACCAGACCGGACGGCAAAGGTCTGAAGCTGGCCATTAAGGAAGCCCTGGAAACCAGTGGCACAACTGCTTCAGATATTGCTTTTATCAATGCCCATGGAACCGGAACTCTTGACAATGACCTGGTGGAAAGTCATGTTTTTTATGAAATGTTTCCCAAGGTTCCTTTTTTTTCAACCAAGGGATACACCGGACATGCTCTTGGCGCTGCAGGGGCGATTGAAGCCGCATTTACCATTGCCTGCCTTGAAAACGGCAGGGTGCCGGCAAGTGTCGGTTTTGCTACCCCTGATCCTGAAATGCCACCGGCTTATCCGGTTCAACAAAACTTATCGATCAGCGGCAATAGGGCTCTTTCAGAAACTCTTGCCTTTGGTGGTATCAATTCGGTTTTAATTCTGTCAGCAGGAGAGCGTCAGCCTTGA